GGACAAGCATTAATATCAAGAGATTTCCACGGAGTAAAGCTAACCTAGAAGATTGGAACAATAATCGACAGAAAAGGAAAAGTCATTTATGAAACAAAAGTCGGAGAAAAGATATGTGTGCGACATCCAAACCAACTACGACTGACCAGACAAGAGTGGAAGGCTGGAAGTGATTTAAAGCCGGATACACTGCAAAACATATTAAGTGAATCGCGTTATGCAACTAAAAATAACTCACGTAACAAGAGAAAGTGTACAACACCGCCAAGGCAGTCGCAGAGCATCCAACGAAATCTTAATCGAATAAGAATAAATGCTTATGATCTTTGTTATCCCTAATACTTCAAAAAATGGAAGTGTTATATCCGAAGAAAATCAAATTATGAGTAACTTCCGAGAACTGTTTATAAGCTgttagaatatatatatcttttatcataagctttcaatTGACCTATTggctattattatatgatttactattaGTAAGTTATTCCCAATCTATTAGTTATAACCTCtcactcacagccactttttggcttcATCCTGTATATtcgttattttttatttcatggCATGTTCGGTCTGGTtcgcttgtatataaactacgtatgtctgaaatacattattcataCAATGGAAACTGAGATTGCTCTCTGGACTCAACGGGCATGGTTAGGCGAGAAGTATCAGTAAGGATTTAGAGTTGAAACAAGGCTGCTAGTGTTGTTCTGACGTGCCATTAGTTTAGCGCAAGAATAAGGTCATATAAGTCAGTATTCGGATTGACGATTTTGTCACAAGATAACTAACAGGGCAAAAGTCATAACAGTAAATATTGACCGGAAAgagatataaaaaaagaaaaattatatgTTCTTGTAATTTGAGGATTCTTCCAAATACAAACAAATCACGAGATGATATTTTGTAACTGTTAACAATAAACTGGAAAAAGAATGTTTGAAAGATCAAAAGAATATTTCCATTTTTTCATCATACTACTTAATCATGACAAGCAGCAACGTCTATTTCGTAATCACCATTTAGTCTACAATTCGAAAAGCGGTTCTCATAAACATTTTGAGGACCGTGAGCGTAGGAACTTTTCCATCGTCCCATTGTACTTAAGAGTTTATGTCCTGTTTAATTCTAGAAAGAAATCAATCTTATGCGGCGGAAGTGCGGAGGACGAAATGTTTAACTCTCAAAAAGCcctttttaaaaacaatttttattcatttgtcgGTATATCTTATTAAAAAATTGAATACCTCCACGATGAAACAATTATTCATTTCCCCCTAGTTACATAACTTAGTAATGTTTTGATAAAATATCAAGGAAATACTTTCGTTCAATAATTGTAAATCGAGAATTTATTATCAGTAAATATATGACCGATCccgtttgttatttattgtaaaaACAAGATTCTTAACTATGGGTGTGAGTTTATAAGCGCCATTATGAAGTCCCAGAAGGATAGACATTAAAACTGGCTGATCTGAAGTATATACATTCCAAGGTTGTCATCGATAATGCGTTTTGTTGTGACTTTAGCATAGATAGTTATTTTTGTTAACACGTATACAAAATAGGTTCTCTTTGGACCATTTTCTGTTCAACTTGAAAACCTATAATAATACCTCATCAGTATTTCCAGATATTTGTTTTCTCTTGATCTAAAATATCTTATGTCTGAATGATTGCAGGTATGTATGACTGGTATATTATTACTACATCCCCCAATATTATAAGTTGGGTGTACATTGGTTTAGTGGTCATATCTCCCTCAGCAACTGATGGAAATAACTGGCTTACGAAAACCACAAAAACTAAAGTTTAATGGTCAATTTACTCCAGGCCTATGTAACACTGTTTCTGCCCATTGTTGGTCAAactccattatatatatatatatatatatatatatatatatatatatataatgtggtAATACGAAGCCTATAATTGTATTTAGCAGGTTTGTACTGGAGATGGACATGTGTTGTTCATTTGAAATCTACTTTtgctctctgagctggatgatttggtcgtagagctttcactGTTCACCTGaataacatcatcagcacaaacttcaggtagaaatgaagtgtccgaatttctccacatgtaaCTCTAAGCGTGTGCAGTCGACCTCGGTCTTGATTGACATTTAAAGATCAATCAAACTCCAATACCAATCCATCCTGGTCGTGAAATACAACATACACGTATTTTCTTCTTTACTTTCGCACCAAACTCGAGAGACTCTAAATCCATTTATGGAAAAATATCAGTAATCTATCATTGTTGCCTATCTTTGAAGATTATGTATTCTCCAAACAATTCCTTACAGACCTTATACAGAAAGGATTGAAGCTGCACAGTTATTTAGATACATTTTATATTCTATTGTCTGGGTACTCAGTCATGATCATAAAGATATTTATCTCCTGAACTCTACATAATATGTAACATTTAGTATTTTATGGTTTTGACGTAATCACTTAAATATGTATATTAGTCGGGTGTAACACAATAACCATGTAAATTTTTTGTGTTGTCTCGTAACATCCATTTATATATCAACAGCTTGCTAAAATTAGTTCTGTTTGTCTTTTTTACTCTCGTGATAATCACAGTTATGACAAACAATCAAGCTGATATGAACTGATATGAAACTTTTAATAGTGGACAAACAATGTGTTTACTGGATCATTTTTATGATACCACTGTTACTCATAATGCAGATCCACGAGAACATTCACTTTTTTATTTCTAAGTGTCAGAGTTTGCACTTTAGTCATATTGTTGTACCAATTGCATTTTGTTGTCACATATCTTTAATATTCGCGAATAAAGTACGTTttgtctgtctgtctatctttTAGCTAGTTTTGTCagtaataacagaaatgaaatAAGACATATGTATCTGATATGTTATGTATGTTCTGCATTCGACGAACGACCTAGATGCTGAAAATCAATTATAATCAGTTATTGGCCAATTCTGTCATTTTAACCTAAATCGAGACATTATTTAAGCAGTTGATTCTTTTCATGGCAAAAATAGCTTACGAGGTGTACGTGTGTATAGCAAATATTCTTCCGAAACTGCTTCCAGTCTGCTTTTATTCCTGGTCTCACCATGACCTCGGTATTTTTGCCTGCTGCTTCTAATGAGATTGAGTATAAGAATCTCAGCAAAATATCAGTTGTTGGTTGTGGAGCCGTTGGAACATCGATTGCATTTTCTCTACTGGATATAACTGGTGAGATTGCTCTGATTGATATCAATGAAAGTAAAGTAAGGGGTGAAGTCATGGATTTGATGCAAGGTCAGCTGTTCTCCGGATATTGTAAAATTACTGGTGGTTCAGACTTTGAATTGACGACAAATTCAGATATCGTCGTAGTTACAGCATGTGTGACTAATAAAAACGAAAAGCCTGAACAAAAACTAGTAAAAAATGTCAAACTTTATCAGGAAATAATCCCCAAGCTTGTTTACCATAGCCCTCAATGTGTTTTGTTGATTGTCACAAATCCAGTTGATATAATGACACATGTAGCCGCCAAACTTAGTGGTTTTCCGAAACATCGAGTTTTTGGTACTGGGACAATTTTGGACTCAGCAAGATTCTGTTATCTTCTTGGTCAGAAATTTAGTGTGGATGCCTCATCAGTTCATGGTTATATAATTGGAGAACTTGGGGAAAATAGCATACCTTTATGGAGTACCGTGAATATTGCTGGTGCACGTCTAGTCACAAAAAATCCACAGATTGGAAGCTCAAGTGATCCTGAAAATTACAAATTGATTTATGAATCAGCAATCAAAAGTACAGAAGAACTTAATCGATTAAAAGGCTGTAATTCATGGTCGATTGGACTTGCTTGCTGCGCCATATGTGATGCTATAATATACAATCTTCATACCATTTATCCTATCTCAGTATGTGTTAGAGATGTGAATGGGATTCAAGAAGACGCTTTTCTAAGTTTCCCTTCTTTGATCAACTCTAAAGGAATAAGTCATATAATACCACAACAGTTAACTCCTGatgaagaaagaaaaataaaacaatgtgTTCAAGAGCAAATAAATATTGTGAAACACCTAGGCATATGAAGCTTCACTGTAATGGACATTTTCAGTTTTCGCTGagtgaattttattatttatccgTGAGTTTTTGGCATTTTGATAAACCAGTTTTAATACACTAGTACAATGGAAATACTTTAAATGAACTGTCTTTCGTTTGGGTGTGTTTGTGTTAATGAAAGATAGTGAATAGCATAATCAGAACCTGTCTCAATTAACCAGACGTCTGGTAGCTATTGTCCTGTTATGGTTACAACTAATAATCACTAGTGATGGTTTTAATCTTATACAAGAAGATGTATTCTAGAAGTATGTTTCATAAAAAATGGGTGTTCATGTGGTAATTTAAGCACAACTTTACTATGAAAACGGACCCATATGGTGTAGGTTTTATTAGAGACAAGTTTAGTATATGGGACTTCCATAGCATATTACAATCACAGACAATTCTTGTTGAGCGCTAGATTTATTAAATATGTACATGTAAAATGCCAATTAGTGTGGGAGGATTTCGAAATAGATTGTTGCTAAAAATATTTCAAGAAGAATGATTATTCTAACCTGGATTATTCTAACCTTCATGCATTCAGTTATCCTGTAAATAATGAACAAAGTTCAGATTTTGTTTATCAATAagtattgtttgaatcttcagtTATTTTGGATAACTAAACTCATTTGCGTAGACACGTTCTTAGATTTTACGAAATTGTTGGACTAATTCCCATGAATTTTATAGGTTGCTAGATGAAAACTTATATGAATAGCTTACAGATAAAGTATTACATTGCCATCTAAATTCTCTATGGATGACTAAAGACTTAGTTAGGGAATAAATTATTCCAATTGCAGACGTTGAATTTTGCATACTAAATTTCATCTTTAAAACAATGTTCAAAACAATTCAAATTGAAGATACGTAACAGATTTATTTCTATTCAAACAGTTTTCTCTGAAAAATAGACTTATGTGGAGTTCGAGTAGAAAAAAATCGACCTATCTTCAGTCAAATTAGTTAGTACACAATAAAGAGAAgaatatatttttgaaaaaaagaactaTGTCAAAGGCTTACATATAGACTTTAATAATCTACAGTTTAATAATTAATCAAAGATTTAAAGTACATTTTGCTAATCAGCTCACGTTAATCCATCTCATTTTGAAGATATTTGAAAATATGAGCATATAACTGGTTAATTTTTATCacaaggggtttttgtgaagattttagtaattttatatagttaagatcatgattcaattgaagctagaccaccatggaaaacctggaagctctagacggccgtttcgtcctattgtggatagagacaggtatctacctcagtacaatagaaggtcatttaataaaactAATTAATTTGTGTTCTCTTATTTCAGTATCTTCAGCATGTAAGACACAATTTTCACTTAATGTTTTGAAGGGTACATAAATATCCTGAAAACCATTGTGTTATGTTATCCTATCTGATTGCGTCAGTCTATGTTTCCTAACGCTTTCTCAACTATTTATGCCTAGAAAAAAGATCAAGAGTGCTTAGAGAGTTCACAATAAGTGTGAGCGTTATTGTAGCTCTCATTATGTATCATTATACATTATATGATTTGTTTGGTCATTACGCAACTTGCTATTTATCTGAAGTCGTTCGACCTATAATATTGTTTATCAGTGTTATTACTAATAGAATCTATGTCACAAATTCAAGTAGAATTCACTGGTGACTAATGTGCTTTAATAAAAGTTTAGTTATGTTAATTCTTAAGAGCCGTGTTCCGTCTTACTTTTTTCAATCTGACTTACTGTTTTATACCATCAGCTTCTTATGAGAATTGATTGAAGAGTTTTAACGGAATATCATGCTTTAATCGCACTTTTAATTAGGTCTATCAGGGACGTTCTGCCAGAAGATATTGATATTGTGTCTGtgttaaatttcatttatattcgtGATGATGAATGACCAATGATTTTGTTGCATATTTCCTCTTATAAAACTAAAACTGTTCTATGTTGTTCATATGCTTACAGGGTTTTTGGCAATTAGTTAGATTTGAAGATACAAATGGGTTTAGTAAGAGTTTACACTACAACTATCAGCTTGTAGACCGAATCCTATCAAAAGTAATCAGTATAAATCAGTTTGATTTTTTATTTCACTTCAAGAAAATGAAATGGTAGTTGAAGTAAATGTTTCACCACGAATTCTGGATCATAGCTTATTTGCTTTACAGTGTTAAATCTATGTGATACAAAGCAATTGATGTGACTTTTCTTTAAGAATTGTCTACATTTCATCAGGATTACTCCTTTGGTTCCAATGACTACATTTTAAATGGTAGAAAGCAATTTAAAAAATACAATAAATGCCACCGTCATCACCTAAAAACAGAAAGCTAATACTTCAGtcagatcctcatcaggcttaaCTCTAATACATAGTAATATGAGCAGATGAAAAATATTAAACCAATAAAGTCACTTTATGAATCAAGGATAACAATCAGATAGACTACCTAACTCAACATAccaaataaaaatattgattgattagtATAATACTTTTCATATATCCATACAAATACTACTGTATactagagtaaagcctgatgaagacttaattgaaaacaatattttttgCACAGATAAATTGATTTATCTCACAGCATAAgagtttttaatattttataattcaGACCAAGAAAGTTCGATTGACCAGGGGAATAATTTAATATGAGAATTTGAATAGACAACTGGTATATCTCTTTCCCTTGTAATTGAACCGAGATTCGGACAACCACGTCCACTTTTCGTCAGTTAGACATACTATTATGAGTGTAAAACGAGTAAGTGATATGGGGATGAACTTTGTGTACGTATCCATACATCGTATACATAAACACGCAAATAGGAATTATTTCTAATCCTTCCAAGGTCATGTAACGTTATGTTTTCAAGAATTCATAGTT
This genomic interval from Schistosoma mansoni strain Puerto Rico chromosome W, complete genome contains the following:
- a CDS encoding putative l-lactate dehydrogenase, giving the protein MTSVFLPAASNEIEYKNLSKISVVGCGAVGTSIAFSLLDITGEIALIDINESKVRGEVMDLMQGQLFSGYCKITGGSDFELTTNSDIVVVTACVTNKNEKPEQKLVKNVKLYQEIIPKLVYHSPQCVLLIVTNPVDIMTHVAAKLSGFPKHRVFGTGTILDSARFCYLLGQKFSVDASSVHGYIIGELGENSIPLWSTVNIAGARLVTKNPQIGSSSDPENYKLIYESAIKSTEELNRLKGCNSWSIGLACCAICDAIIYNLHTIYPISVCVRDVNGIQEDAFLSFPSLINSKGISHIIPQQLTPDEERKIKQCVQEQINIVKHLGI